One stretch of Helicobacter jaachi DNA includes these proteins:
- a CDS encoding response regulator transcription factor — MLEVLMIEDDVELAEIITGYLKQYDMNVTNYDEPYTGMSAVNAKHFDILLLDLTLPNLDGLEVCKRVAKQNSIPIIVSSARSDVDDKVEALKSGADDYISKPYDPKELVARIQSLLRRYNKKSIKEQDKEKDSVFRIDKYSRQVFFKDKKLELTRAEYEILTLLISKKGHVFSREAIAIESESINPESSNKSIDVIIGRLRSKIEENPKQPQYIISVRGVGYKLEA; from the coding sequence ATGCTAGAAGTTTTGATGATTGAAGATGATGTTGAGTTAGCAGAGATTATCACAGGCTACCTCAAGCAATATGATATGAATGTAACCAACTATGATGAGCCATACACAGGTATGAGCGCGGTGAATGCTAAACATTTTGATATTTTACTCCTTGATTTGACCCTGCCAAATCTTGATGGCTTAGAAGTGTGCAAGCGCGTAGCTAAGCAAAATAGCATTCCCATCATCGTATCTTCTGCGCGCAGCGATGTTGATGACAAAGTAGAGGCGCTAAAATCTGGCGCAGACGATTATATCTCAAAGCCTTATGACCCAAAAGAACTAGTCGCCAGAATCCAGTCACTGCTAAGGCGCTACAATAAAAAAAGCATTAAAGAGCAAGATAAAGAAAAAGATAGCGTTTTTAGGATTGATAAATACAGCCGACAAGTGTTTTTTAAAGATAAAAAGCTTGAGCTTACGCGCGCAGAATACGAGATTCTTACTTTACTTATTAGTAAAAAGGGGCATGTATTCTCCCGCGAGGCAATTGCTATAGAATCTGAATCAATTAATCCTGAAAGTTCAAATAAAAGCATTGATGTGATTATCGGGCGTTTGCGCTCTAAGATTGAAGAAAATCCAAAGCAACCCCAATACATTATTTCCGTGCGCGGTGTAGGCTATAAACTCGAGGCATAG
- a CDS encoding cyclophilin-like fold protein, which produces MSYRILMLTFLFLGVNVPAQGAKINVSAKAVTKGANMSVKLILEANGEKLSTNVALDSSPAALEFASLLPLSLNFSDYVGKEKISPALSKRLTKQGKSGYIPQIGDLFYFSPWGNLGIFYEAQPPHSGLVFLGKLEDSAFLETLKAQRGDFILHIQGQ; this is translated from the coding sequence ATGAGCTATAGAATCTTAATGCTAACTTTTCTATTTTTAGGTGTGAATGTGCCTGCGCAGGGTGCAAAGATAAATGTAAGTGCAAAAGCAGTGACAAAAGGAGCTAATATGAGCGTGAAATTAATCCTAGAGGCAAATGGTGAAAAACTAAGCACAAATGTGGCGCTAGATTCTAGCCCTGCAGCGTTAGAGTTTGCAAGCCTGCTGCCTTTAAGCTTAAACTTTAGCGATTATGTAGGAAAGGAAAAGATAAGCCCAGCCTTGTCTAAGCGGCTCACAAAACAGGGAAAAAGTGGTTATATCCCGCAAATTGGGGATTTATTTTACTTTTCACCTTGGGGAAATTTAGGCATTTTTTATGAAGCGCAGCCACCACATAGCGGGCTTGTGTTTTTGGGCAAGCTAGAAGATAGTGCGTTTTTAGAGACACTAAAAGCCCAAAGGGGTGATTTTATCTTGCATATTCAGGGGCAATAA
- a CDS encoding NAD(P)-dependent alcohol dehydrogenase, whose product MKNQHRREFLKHSGKWTLAAVALNAGVSNLFANTTNATSTANASTTSTIKSKGLAAFDNSGILRPFEFFRRALSDNDILIDIKFASICHSDIHQIKGDWGAQQYPQVPGHEIVGIVAKVGAKVKGFKVGDRVGVGCMCDNFKLHSAPNSLKGGEQYDKDTLFTYGFKDLREPSGISQGGYSSNIVVNAHFAVKIPANLRFEEAAPLLCAGVTTYSPLMKYNIKKGDKVGVAGIGGLGHLAVKLAVSKGAKVYAFTTTSLKSADIKGFGASEVIVVKDALKDTSALNAYKGSLDYMISTIPAAFDVGAYAACVKPFGTFTQVGMPPKFEVSLSNLALSQSRVNYTASLIGDMKETQDVINYCAAHNIRPQIEIIKANSVNSAWQNVLNKQARYRYVIDSGSI is encoded by the coding sequence ATGAAAAATCAACATCGCAGAGAGTTTCTAAAGCATTCAGGGAAATGGACATTAGCTGCTGTGGCACTAAATGCTGGAGTATCAAATCTTTTTGCAAATACTACAAATGCTACAAGCACTGCAAACGCAAGCACCACAAGCACCATAAAATCCAAAGGCTTAGCTGCCTTTGATAATAGTGGCATTTTGCGCCCTTTTGAGTTTTTTCGGCGCGCCCTTAGCGATAATGACATTTTGATTGACATAAAGTTTGCAAGTATTTGCCATAGCGACATTCATCAAATTAAGGGCGATTGGGGCGCTCAACAATATCCGCAAGTCCCCGGGCATGAAATCGTAGGCATAGTGGCAAAAGTGGGCGCGAAAGTCAAAGGCTTTAAAGTGGGCGATAGAGTGGGTGTGGGCTGCATGTGCGATAATTTTAAGCTGCATAGCGCGCCAAATAGCCTAAAGGGCGGAGAGCAATACGACAAGGACACGCTTTTTACTTATGGCTTTAAGGATTTGCGCGAGCCTAGTGGCATTTCGCAGGGCGGATATTCGAGTAATATCGTGGTAAATGCGCATTTTGCGGTGAAAATCCCTGCGAATCTGCGTTTTGAGGAGGCTGCGCCCTTGCTTTGTGCGGGGGTTACGACTTATTCGCCTTTGATGAAATATAATATTAAAAAGGGCGATAAAGTCGGTGTGGCGGGCATTGGCGGCTTGGGGCATTTGGCGGTAAAACTTGCTGTAAGCAAGGGCGCGAAAGTCTATGCTTTCACTACCACGTCTCTTAAAAGTGCCGATATTAAGGGCTTTGGGGCAAGTGAGGTGATTGTAGTTAAAGACGCGCTAAAGGATACAAGCGCGCTAAATGCGTATAAAGGCAGCCTTGATTATATGATAAGCACGATACCTGCAGCCTTTGATGTGGGGGCGTATGCGGCGTGTGTGAAGCCCTTTGGGACTTTCACGCAGGTGGGTATGCCGCCTAAATTTGAGGTGAGTTTGTCAAATCTAGCCCTTAGTCAATCGCGCGTGAATTACACCGCATCGCTTATTGGCGATATGAAAGAAACGCAAGATGTGATAAACTACTGCGCAGCGCATAATATCCGCCCACAAATTGAGATAATTAAGGCAAATAGCGTAAATTCTGCGTGGCAAAATGTGCTAAACAAACAAGCGCGCTACCGCTATGTCATCGATAGTGGAAGTATTTAA
- a CDS encoding NAD(P)-dependent oxidoreductase, with amino-acid sequence MKIAVLSANGKSGSLVVKEALARGDEVSAFVRQNKQNVPNGAKIITKDIFNIESSDLAGFDVVVDAFGEWVNLSLHLKHIQHLAQVFSHLSHTRLIVIGGAGSLYVDKEHKTRLLDLPTFPKEYLGVAQATADALDFLRKQDFNWTYVSPPADYVADGARSGKYTIGGEELFTNSKGESKGSYADLALAVVDMAHTNTHNKQRVSIVSEI; translated from the coding sequence ATGAAAATAGCAGTATTATCAGCAAATGGCAAAAGTGGCAGTCTCGTTGTGAAAGAGGCTTTGGCAAGGGGTGATGAGGTGAGCGCCTTCGTGCGGCAAAACAAGCAAAATGTGCCAAATGGAGCAAAAATTATTACAAAAGATATTTTTAATATAGAATCTAGCGATTTGGCTGGCTTTGATGTGGTCGTAGATGCCTTTGGCGAGTGGGTAAATCTCTCTTTACACCTAAAACATATACAGCATTTGGCGCAAGTATTTAGCCATCTCTCGCACACAAGGCTTATAGTTATTGGCGGTGCGGGCAGCCTGTATGTGGATAAGGAGCATAAAACCCGTCTTTTAGATTTGCCCACATTCCCCAAAGAATACTTAGGCGTAGCGCAAGCTACAGCAGATGCGCTAGACTTTTTGAGAAAGCAGGATTTTAACTGGACTTATGTAAGTCCGCCGGCTGACTATGTCGCAGATGGCGCAAGAAGTGGGAAATATACTATTGGGGGTGAGGAGCTTTTCACTAACTCCAAAGGCGAGAGCAAGGGGAGCTATGCTGATTTAGCCCTTGCTGTGGTGGATATGGCGCATACTAATACGCACAACAAACAAAGAGTAAGCATAGTGAGCGAGATTTAG
- the hemB gene encoding porphobilinogen synthase has product MFRRLKRTRLKSSLRDLVRETQLHRQDFIYPLFVMHGTNIKHEVPSMPQVYQLSIDNVLKECEELSKLGLYHILLFGLPKHKDSFGSEALSDEGIIARACQEIKKHHPQMLISVDLCFCEYTEHGHCGILDKKLDSVDNDATLEILGQQAVVLAASGADMIAPSAMMDGMVTTIRRFLDQSGFAHIPIMSYSTKFASGYYGPFRDVANSAPSFGDRKSYQEDPANRREAILESLTDELEGADILMVKPALAYLDIVRDIRERTLLPLAVYNVSGEYAMLKCAQKAGLIDYERVLLETLVGFKRAGADIIISYHAKEVAQIL; this is encoded by the coding sequence ATGTTTAGACGCCTTAAACGCACGCGCCTAAAATCTAGCCTACGCGATTTGGTAAGAGAGACGCAACTTCATAGGCAAGATTTTATCTATCCGCTTTTTGTTATGCATGGCACAAATATTAAGCACGAGGTCCCCTCAATGCCGCAAGTCTATCAGCTAAGCATTGATAATGTGTTAAAAGAATGTGAGGAATTATCGAAGCTTGGGCTGTATCATATTTTACTTTTTGGACTGCCTAAACATAAGGATTCTTTTGGCAGTGAGGCTTTGAGTGATGAAGGCATTATCGCGCGCGCGTGCCAAGAAATCAAAAAGCATCACCCACAAATGCTCATAAGCGTGGATTTGTGCTTTTGCGAATACACAGAGCATGGGCATTGCGGGATTTTAGATAAAAAGCTTGATAGCGTGGATAATGATGCCACGCTTGAGATACTTGGGCAGCAAGCCGTAGTGCTTGCCGCAAGTGGCGCAGATATGATAGCTCCAAGTGCGATGATGGACGGTATGGTGACTACTATTCGCCGCTTTTTAGACCAAAGCGGATTTGCGCATATTCCTATTATGAGCTATTCTACAAAGTTTGCAAGCGGCTACTATGGACCATTTCGCGATGTAGCAAACTCTGCGCCTAGCTTTGGAGATAGAAAATCCTATCAAGAAGACCCCGCCAACCGCAGAGAAGCCATTTTAGAGAGCCTAACTGATGAGCTTGAGGGCGCTGATATTTTAATGGTGAAGCCAGCCTTAGCGTATTTAGACATTGTGCGTGATATTCGTGAGCGCACCTTGCTGCCTTTGGCTGTGTATAATGTAAGCGGGGAGTATGCTATGCTCAAATGCGCGCAAAAGGCGGGCTTAATTGATTATGAGCGTGTGCTGCTTGAAACGCTTGTAGGCTTTAAGCGCGCCGGAGCTGATATTATCATTAGCTATCACGCCAAGGAGGTAGCGCAGATTCTATAA
- a CDS encoding tetratricopeptide repeat protein: MSIKTTLLAQIYEMQGLKEDALKIYRDILSSEPDNREAQAAIERLLSTKRHFPSPNLAQLELFSNPRNEEDLLQFQRWLLEWTSKI, translated from the coding sequence ATGAGTATTAAAACCACCTTGCTAGCGCAAATCTATGAAATGCAAGGCTTAAAAGAAGATGCACTTAAGATTTATCGCGATATACTTTCAAGTGAGCCTGATAATAGGGAGGCGCAGGCAGCTATTGAACGCCTTTTATCCACAAAAAGGCATTTTCCTTCGCCCAATCTGGCGCAATTAGAGCTTTTTAGCAATCCTCGAAATGAAGAGGATTTACTCCAATTTCAAAGGTGGCTACTAGAATGGACCTCAAAGATTTAA
- a CDS encoding tRNA 2-thiocytidine biosynthesis TtcA family protein: MNAQAPITTPKATKSAPTISKKILSIVGRCNAQYGLIKEGDSILLGLSGGKDSILLATIFAYMQRHAPFKFTFKALTVDYGRGGEYEYIFEYCERLKIPYELYRTDIYEILEQNKREGTIYCSFCSRMRRGALYSKALEGGFNKLALAHHLDDAAESFFMNLTYNGSLRSMPPIYRAENGLEVIRPLIFVRERQIIDFIASNSIYIAPDCNCPINWLDSDKRPYAREATKTFLKNMELENPNFFKSLKNAFSNLHISSFCDERYIES, from the coding sequence ATGAATGCACAAGCTCCTATCACTACGCCTAAAGCCACTAAAAGCGCGCCAACTATTAGCAAAAAAATTTTAAGCATTGTGGGCAGATGCAATGCGCAATATGGGCTTATAAAAGAGGGTGATAGCATCTTGCTAGGCTTAAGTGGAGGGAAAGATTCTATCCTTTTGGCTACTATTTTTGCCTATATGCAAAGACATGCGCCTTTTAAATTTACTTTCAAAGCGCTAACGGTGGATTATGGCAGGGGTGGAGAATATGAATATATTTTTGAGTATTGTGAGCGGCTAAAAATCCCCTATGAGCTGTATCGCACAGATATTTATGAGATTTTAGAGCAAAATAAACGCGAGGGGACGATTTATTGCAGTTTTTGCTCGCGTATGCGGCGTGGAGCGCTGTATAGCAAGGCTTTGGAGGGTGGGTTTAATAAACTAGCCCTTGCCCATCACCTTGATGATGCAGCGGAGAGCTTTTTTATGAATCTTACTTATAATGGCAGCCTGCGCTCTATGCCGCCTATTTATCGCGCGGAAAATGGCTTGGAGGTTATTCGTCCGCTTATTTTTGTGCGCGAGCGGCAAATTATTGATTTTATCGCAAGTAATAGCATCTACATCGCGCCAGATTGTAACTGCCCTATTAATTGGCTAGATTCTGATAAAAGACCTTATGCGCGGGAGGCTACAAAGACATTTCTTAAAAATATGGAGCTAGAAAATCCTAATTTTTTTAAATCACTTAAAAATGCTTTTAGCAATCTGCACATTAGCAGCTTTTGCGATGAGCGCTATATAGAATCTTAA
- a CDS encoding D-2-hydroxyacid dehydrogenase, producing the protein MNIVILDADTLGECDLSQIEALGDVVSYGFTESAQALERCREADIIITNKVILNEALLKQLNKLKLICITATGTNNVDLDYAAQRGIVVKNVAGYSTDSVAQHTLSLVLHFLAYLSYYDNYCKSGEWCESKVFAHIHSGMRELKGLQWGIIGFGNIGQEVARLAQCFGANVSYHSTSGKNTQQSITHKSLEQILSQSDIISIHAPLNTHTHNLINATNLPLLKDNCILINVGRGGIVNERDIAAFLRTKSMFFGTDVLENEPMKPNHPFLDKAIAPKILLTPHIAWAYEEARAKLLSLTAQNIREFLG; encoded by the coding sequence ATGAATATAGTCATTCTTGATGCGGATACTTTGGGGGAATGTGATTTAAGCCAGATAGAGGCTTTGGGCGATGTAGTGAGCTATGGCTTTACAGAATCTGCGCAGGCTTTGGAGCGCTGCAGGGAGGCTGATATTATTATTACTAATAAAGTTATCCTTAATGAGGCGCTTTTAAAGCAGCTTAATAAGCTTAAGCTCATTTGCATTACCGCTACAGGCACTAATAATGTAGATTTAGATTATGCCGCACAAAGGGGGATTGTGGTGAAAAATGTCGCGGGCTACTCTACAGATTCTGTAGCGCAGCATACTTTGAGCTTGGTGCTGCATTTTTTGGCGTATCTTAGCTATTATGATAATTATTGCAAAAGTGGGGAGTGGTGTGAAAGCAAGGTATTTGCGCATATCCATAGCGGTATGAGGGAGCTTAAGGGCTTGCAGTGGGGCATTATTGGCTTTGGGAATATTGGGCAAGAGGTCGCAAGGCTCGCACAATGCTTTGGCGCGAATGTGAGCTATCACTCCACAAGCGGCAAAAATACGCAGCAGAGCATTACACATAAAAGCTTAGAGCAGATTCTATCCCAAAGTGATATCATCTCTATCCACGCTCCGCTTAATACGCATACGCATAATCTCATTAATGCCACGAATTTGCCATTATTAAAAGATAATTGCATACTCATTAATGTCGGACGCGGAGGGATTGTGAATGAGCGTGATATAGCGGCGTTTTTGCGCACTAAATCTATGTTTTTTGGCACAGATGTGCTAGAGAATGAGCCTATGAAACCAAATCACCCATTTTTAGACAAAGCCATCGCGCCTAAAATCCTGCTCACTCCACACATCGCGTGGGCGTATGAAGAGGCTAGGGCAAAGCTTCTTTCACTCACTGCGCAAAATATCCGCGAGTTTCTAGGCTAG
- a CDS encoding peptidylprolyl isomerase yields the protein MEELKIYEINEQELNKYKYAIIHVNSKEGKPLGAITLKLFGESAPQSVMNFATLAQSGFYNGLNFHRVIPNFVAQGGCPIGNGTGGPGWRIKCELSDNKHKHKRGALSMAHAGRDTGGSQFFICFAPQPHLDGEHTVFGGIDENDAQSFKVLDSIKEGSVIESIQICESL from the coding sequence ATGGAAGAGCTTAAAATTTATGAAATTAATGAGCAGGAGCTAAATAAATATAAATATGCCATTATTCATGTCAATTCAAAGGAGGGCAAGCCGCTTGGGGCTATCACGCTTAAACTCTTTGGAGAAAGCGCGCCCCAAAGTGTGATGAATTTTGCTACATTGGCACAAAGTGGATTCTATAATGGATTAAATTTTCATCGCGTGATACCTAATTTTGTGGCGCAAGGTGGCTGTCCTATTGGCAATGGCACGGGCGGTCCGGGCTGGCGCATTAAATGTGAGCTAAGTGATAATAAGCATAAGCACAAAAGAGGTGCGCTCTCTATGGCTCACGCTGGGCGTGATACGGGTGGCAGTCAGTTTTTCATCTGCTTTGCCCCACAACCTCATCTTGATGGGGAGCATACGGTCTTTGGCGGCATTGATGAAAATGATGCACAAAGCTTTAAAGTCCTTGATAGTATCAAAGAAGGAAGTGTTATAGAATCTATACAAATTTGTGAAAGCCTCTAG
- a CDS encoding sugar O-acetyltransferase produces MDTKRLQNLELAQSLPSKIGLDRTHKKWRSTPAPTSKRDIFTRDKAGELVDMNDPECEQILEIIRRAMGLTHMLNSVWHSEEEVREIWSEITGQELDSSVWIIPPFYTDFGRNIRVGRDFFMNQNCTFMDRGGINIGDGVFIAPNCRLTTINHDFDPQRRKATFCKPINIGNRVWIGIGAIICPGVNIGDNAIIAAGSVVTKDVPANVIVGGNPAKPLKRLV; encoded by the coding sequence ATGGATACTAAGAGATTACAGAATCTAGAGCTAGCACAAAGTCTGCCTAGTAAAATTGGGCTTGATAGGACGCATAAAAAGTGGCGCAGCACGCCTGCTCCTACAAGCAAAAGAGATATTTTCACGCGTGATAAAGCAGGCGAGCTAGTGGATATGAATGACCCTGAATGCGAGCAGATTCTAGAAATCATTCGCCGCGCAATGGGCCTTACACATATGCTAAATAGCGTGTGGCACAGCGAAGAGGAGGTGCGCGAGATTTGGAGTGAGATTACAGGGCAGGAGCTAGATTCTAGTGTGTGGATTATCCCGCCATTTTACACAGATTTTGGGCGTAATATCCGCGTAGGGCGCGACTTTTTTATGAATCAAAACTGCACTTTTATGGACCGAGGTGGCATAAATATTGGTGATGGTGTGTTTATCGCGCCAAACTGCCGCCTAACGACTATTAATCACGACTTTGACCCACAGCGACGCAAAGCGACTTTTTGCAAGCCCATAAATATCGGCAATCGCGTGTGGATAGGCATTGGCGCGATTATTTGCCCGGGGGTAAATATCGGTGATAATGCTATTATTGCCGCAGGGAGCGTAGTGACAAAAGATGTGCCAGCAAATGTGATAGTGGGTGGAAATCCTGCAAAGCCGCTAAAAAGGCTTGTATAG
- a CDS encoding ArsS family sensor histidine kinase has translation MLQFRHSIFFKIIILFLCALLSFFAISYYFIEDHIENENLLSELRYKQFTATINEIMQYGGNIDIIKQYLKSMQFIPVEEQEIKRVLQEINKIPNNFNGLFAKAVNTQNGIYILLETHDETTLYKDNSRRSYEDFYVITFIGIVLLTFVFFIVLKSLMPLKVLKGQIKQFAEGNFDTQFNHNTKDEIGELYAEFHKASNKIKSLNESRSLLLRSIMHELKTPITKGRIVAEMVQDSMQKQQLCSAFMRLNELINEFAKLEQINSKNYHLNKQEFLLADLISHTEDMLLIDGNSPITLLSPDALIKADFDLFSIALKNLLDNAIKYSSDNKVCVYAKNDKLYTSSKGEMLQYRLQDYFKPYFKNPNNPSSQGFGLGMYIIKNTLDNQGFNFSYKYEDGCNIFIIHHCVVENYCLIDKKPKFYKAKGE, from the coding sequence ATGCTGCAATTTCGGCATTCAATCTTTTTTAAAATCATTATTCTTTTTCTATGCGCGCTTCTTAGTTTTTTTGCTATTTCTTATTATTTCATTGAAGACCATATAGAGAATGAAAATCTCCTCTCTGAGCTGCGCTACAAGCAATTTACCGCTACCATTAATGAGATTATGCAATATGGGGGCAATATTGATATTATCAAACAATATTTAAAAAGTATGCAGTTTATTCCAGTTGAAGAGCAAGAAATAAAAAGAGTGCTGCAAGAGATTAATAAAATTCCTAATAATTTTAATGGGCTTTTTGCAAAGGCTGTCAATACCCAAAATGGCATTTATATTCTACTTGAAACACACGATGAAACCACGCTATATAAGGATAATTCACGCCGCTCTTATGAGGATTTTTATGTGATTACTTTTATTGGCATTGTGCTTTTGACTTTTGTGTTTTTTATCGTGCTAAAGAGCCTTATGCCGCTTAAAGTCCTCAAAGGGCAGATTAAGCAATTTGCTGAGGGCAATTTTGATACACAATTTAACCACAACACCAAAGATGAAATTGGTGAATTATATGCCGAATTTCACAAAGCATCAAATAAAATTAAATCCCTAAACGAATCGCGCAGCCTGCTTTTGCGCTCTATTATGCACGAGCTTAAAACGCCCATAACAAAAGGGCGCATCGTGGCTGAAATGGTGCAAGATAGTATGCAAAAGCAGCAGCTTTGCTCGGCTTTTATGCGCCTTAATGAGCTTATTAACGAATTTGCCAAGTTAGAGCAAATTAATTCCAAAAACTACCACCTCAACAAGCAAGAATTCCTCCTAGCAGATTTGATTAGCCACACAGAGGATATGCTGCTCATCGATGGCAATAGCCCCATTACACTTCTCTCGCCAGATGCACTCATCAAAGCAGATTTTGATTTATTTTCTATCGCGCTTAAGAATCTGCTTGATAATGCCATAAAATACAGCAGCGATAATAAAGTGTGCGTATATGCCAAAAATGACAAACTCTACACCAGCTCAAAGGGCGAAATGCTACAATATCGCTTGCAAGATTATTTCAAGCCCTATTTTAAAAATCCCAATAACCCCTCATCACAGGGCTTTGGGCTTGGCATGTATATCATTAAAAATACCCTTGATAATCAAGGCTTTAATTTTAGCTACAAATACGAGGATGGCTGCAATATTTTCATCATTCATCACTGCGTGGTGGAAAATTACTGCCTCATTGATAAAAAACCAAAATTTTATAAAGCAAAAGGAGAATAA
- a CDS encoding CiaD-like domain-containing protein, with protein sequence MDLKDLILETLNELSPSDTPKEANAAPLHINHSGNITPITPAQLSNIQRVNKSHEALREECEFLEMLQERLLVLFEGLSVAQNKNIESALNITINFLEYELSIIQERLDDIRG encoded by the coding sequence ATGGACCTCAAAGATTTAATACTTGAAACGCTTAATGAACTCTCTCCAAGCGATACGCCAAAGGAGGCAAATGCCGCGCCTTTGCACATTAACCATAGTGGCAATATCACGCCCATCACACCCGCACAGCTCTCCAATATCCAAAGGGTGAATAAAAGCCATGAAGCACTGCGGGAGGAATGTGAGTTTTTAGAAATGCTCCAAGAGCGGCTTTTGGTGCTTTTTGAGGGATTGAGCGTGGCACAAAATAAAAATATAGAATCTGCTCTAAATATTACGATAAATTTTCTTGAATACGAGCTTAGCATTATTCAAGAACGCTTAGATGATATAAGAGGGTAA
- a CDS encoding MFS transporter — MIKRIFPLALITSLRFFGLFIVLPIIGLYADAFHTSAFLAGLAAGGYAITQIIFQTPFGIWSDKYNRKHIIGIGLVIFLIGSLVCAFSSDITMLIIGRFLQGAGAIGGVVSAQIADLAKEEERNKAMAVMGGGIFLSFVLAMLLSPMIASHFGLNTLFLITSVLCVISLIILYWKVPNTPNVQYHFFDDSLQSVVKDKNLLIMNLSAFLQKFLMIFAFVCVSLALTHHFGMSEGELWKVYTPAALLAILAMGPSSVFAQKKGQFKAVMLFGIFAFMLAYFLMAFATKQHSLALFGCGVLVFFVGFAIHEPIMQSLASRYPKAHQKGAALGIFTTLGYVGSALGGVCGGWLYDRVGLLHLSLIIGVVCVVWAILLAVFLSNPKNHKNIYLPIEEAKNLNNLDKVQGIIEWYINQSEHIAIIKYDDTCIHKAQILSLLKGGA; from the coding sequence ATGATAAAGCGAATTTTCCCTCTAGCGCTGATTACAAGCCTGCGATTTTTTGGGCTTTTTATCGTATTGCCAATTATTGGGCTTTATGCTGATGCATTTCATACAAGCGCGTTTCTTGCGGGCTTAGCCGCTGGAGGATATGCCATTACGCAAATCATCTTTCAAACGCCCTTTGGGATATGGAGCGATAAATATAATCGCAAGCATATTATTGGCATTGGTTTAGTGATTTTTCTTATCGGCTCGCTGGTGTGTGCGTTCTCTAGTGATATTACTATGCTTATTATTGGGCGTTTCTTACAGGGTGCTGGTGCCATTGGCGGTGTGGTGAGCGCGCAAATTGCAGATTTAGCCAAAGAAGAAGAGCGCAATAAAGCAATGGCGGTGATGGGTGGGGGAATATTTTTAAGCTTTGTGCTAGCTATGCTGCTTAGCCCTATGATTGCTAGTCATTTTGGGTTGAATACGCTTTTTTTGATTACAAGCGTGCTTTGCGTGATTTCACTCATTATCCTTTACTGGAAAGTGCCTAATACGCCAAATGTGCAGTATCACTTCTTTGATGATAGCCTGCAAAGCGTGGTGAAAGATAAAAATTTATTGATTATGAATCTCAGCGCATTTTTGCAAAAGTTTTTGATGATTTTTGCCTTTGTGTGCGTGAGTTTAGCCCTTACACATCATTTTGGCATGAGTGAGGGGGAATTGTGGAAAGTCTATACGCCAGCGGCACTTTTAGCTATTTTGGCTATGGGTCCCTCATCTGTCTTTGCGCAGAAAAAGGGGCAGTTTAAAGCTGTCATGCTCTTTGGTATTTTTGCATTTATGCTAGCGTATTTTCTTATGGCTTTTGCCACAAAGCAGCATAGTCTTGCGCTCTTTGGCTGTGGGGTGCTGGTGTTTTTTGTGGGGTTTGCCATTCATGAGCCTATTATGCAATCACTTGCAAGCCGCTATCCAAAGGCACATCAAAAAGGTGCGGCATTAGGGATTTTTACCACGCTTGGTTATGTGGGTTCAGCACTTGGAGGCGTGTGCGGCGGGTGGCTCTATGATAGAGTTGGGCTGCTTCATTTATCACTTATTATTGGCGTTGTGTGCGTTGTGTGGGCGATATTGCTTGCTGTATTTTTAAGTAATCCCAAAAATCATAAAAATATTTACCTGCCCATTGAGGAGGCAAAAAATCTTAATAATCTTGATAAAGTTCAAGGCATAATCGAGTGGTATATTAACCAAAGTGAGCATATTGCTATTATTAAATATGATGATACTTGCATTCATAAGGCGCAGATTCTATCTTTGCTAAAAGGAGGGGCGTAA